Part of the Nicotiana sylvestris chromosome 5, ASM39365v2, whole genome shotgun sequence genome is shown below.
gtgatacacttggtCTCACAAaccccctttgctaacaactcctcaagctgcttcttcaactctttcaactctttcggagccatgcGCTATGGTGGAATAAATATAGGccgggtacctggagccaaataaATACAGAAATCAATACCACGATCCGGTGGCATGTCTGGAAGGTCAGAAGGGAACACATCGGCAAATTCCCGAACTACTAGCATtgaatcaatcgtcggagactctaCAGTGGTACCCCGAACATAGgatagataagccaaacaacccttctcgaccatatgtcgagccttcagaaaagagataacccgactcgCTGTACTAACGGAGGAACATTTCCACTCCAATCTCGGCAACTctggcatcgctaaagtaacagtcttggcatggcaatcgaGGATGGCGTGATATGTGGATAACCAGttcatgcccaggatgacctcaaagtcggtcatatcaagtAACAGAAGGTCTGCTCTAGTCTTGTAACCACAGAATATGACCTCATAGGATCGATAAATCCGATCTACAACCACAGAATCACGCACAAAagtggacacataaacaggagtacccaaggactcatgaggaatatccaggaaatgagcaaacaaagatgatacatatgaataggtagatcctggatcaaataacaccgaAGCAATCCTACCGCAGACAGAAATAATACCTATGATCACGGTATTTGAGGCCAATACATCTGGTCTGGTCGGAAAAACATAGATTATGGCTGGAGCGCTGGCTGGCTAGCCTCTGCCTGACTGAATAGCAGCTGGTTGACCTCCCCCTTCCTGGCCTATACCTCTAGGATGGTTCCTACCAGCCTGCCCTCCACCTATGGGCGGCCGGATAGTCGGTGCTGCAATCATGAGCTGCTGACCCTGCTGCACTGCCTTGCCCCAAAACCTGGGGAAGAATCTCCTCATGTGACTAAGATCTCCACACTCGAAACAGCCTCTCGGTGCGGTGATCTACTAACTTGATGTCTGACTCTGATGGCCTGTAGACCCACTGGAAGAAGCCTGAATAGCCGGCGGGTGATATGAACTCTCCGGCATGGCACTAAAATAAGAGCTGGAAGAACTCTAGTGGTCTGAGTACCCACTGGAATAACCCTAGATGGCTGGTGGACGGTAAGAACTCTCTGGTATGGCACAGAAGTAGGGTCACGCCGGAGCAccccgaggaggtggtggtgctgaatatgtgggcctgctaggctgacccctcccaaactgacctctgcccctagcTGGGTCACCTTTAAACTCTCTAGAGAAACGGGTCCTCTTGTCCTGCTGCATCTGCTCTCTTCCTCTCTgacggtagccctcaatcctccgagcaatctccactaccaactgataagaagtccccatctcaacctctcggGCCATATCGGCCCTAATACCGGAGTGCAACCCCGCAACAAACCTCTGCACTCTCTCTgcgtcagtaggaagtatcaaAAGTGCATGGCGaaacaactcagaaaacctcgcctcataatcggtcaccgATATCTGACCCTGATCAAGCTGCTCAAATTTATACCACAACTCTTCCCTCTtggagggtggaatatacctatccaaaaAAAGTTGTGTGAACTGGccccaagtcatgggaggagaacccACTGGTCTACCAAGaagataagactgccaccatctaagggccctgccctccaactggaaagtagtgaagtccaccccatgagactccaatatcctcatattgTGCAGTATGTCCCTTCACCTATCAATGAAGTcatgggcatcctcatgacgctctcCTCCGAAGACAAAATGGTGTAAtctagtccatctgtccaatagCTTCTGCGGCTCGCCGTTCGTAGTTGGTCTAGGCTCAGGCGCAACCACTGCAACTGGTTGGGGCCCGTCCGTGGGTAGTGTACCTGAAGTCTGATACACTACAGTTGCATTCCCAGGAGCCTgcgcagtaggggtctgtgctccccctcccacCTAGGATGTGGctgggtctgctggaaataaaccattttggtcatagaatccatgaaccatATGGCCCATGACCACCTGAAAGCCCCGTGCTGTCATGAAATCTACCAGGGCAGGCTCCCTgcaggcacctcgccctgctcctaaACGATGGGATCCTCTACTGGATCCACTGGTGGTGCAACTGGGGTAACTCTAGGACGCCTCGTCCCCTACCTCCGGCCGGTTCCCTCCCCCGGACTCTGCCTCTAGCAActgggggagcagctcctcccgggtcCGGAACGTCTGTTGTGcgcgttctcaccatctgtgagagaataagagagagaatttaGTATGCTATCAACTGCACgatagaagatgaataaagagtagtttcctaataCCCCATAACctatcgaagataagtacaaatgtctctgtaccgatctgcaagactctattaggtctgcccatgacttgtgagacctacatgaacctagtgctctgataccatgttgtcacaacccaattccattataggtcgtgatggcacccaacaccattattaggcaagccaacaccgaTCAACTAGTGATTTCCCatttaaataaattattaaatagtaatatttccttatttgttaaaaagaacTTAGAAATTCACAAGTGAAAcataattaagcggaagaaatAAGTACTAATTATAATCATATAAGCAACCCCAAAATCTAAGTCTACTAGTGAGTGTGTCaggacctggtgtcacaagtgtgtgggcaatctagtagaatatacaaaagaatactgcTAGCCTACTGTCTGAGAGGAAATAGACAGAAAAGTAAATCATAAAGAAGACTCCAGCTGCTGCAGAATGACTCGGAAggcagctcaccgtgaagtctcgaATCGGGGATCAATTACGCGCGCCGGACGGGTAACTAGATGCACTTGCCTCATATCTtttacaattaagtacagaagcatagtatgagtacataaacaatatgtacccagtaagtatccagtctaacctcgaagaagtagtgacgaggggtcgacttagacacttactatgggctatcAATAATATAATTAAAGAGTTATATTATGCATGGATATCATGAATAATACTGAAAGCTCAATAATAGGAAGTGATAAGTTCTTCTTTCACAATTATGATTTCAACTTCAGTCATATCATTTAACAATTTACATTTCAAGGCATTTAAGCAGAATAAATCATGGAGagatacaaataattatcatgcacaaattatgccgaggtcgtacggcccggtcTAATATAATATTAAAATGTGCATTGCGtaagggtcgaacggcgcgaaccatagatgcatctatttactaccgaggcgctcggcccgatccacaaataataattatttttaagaaaacaCAAATTTTTCATTTACAGTCAAATATCTCATACAAATCTTCAAGTAAGTGAATATAACCTTCTATAATTCTTTTATCAATTTCTAACATGATTTAAGTGATTATATTAGCAAATAAGGACGCAAACATTTCAAAgatagcatgatacgggtcctaaactatcCAGACAATagtataatagtagctacgtacggactctcgtcacctgtacgtacgtagcccccataaaTAGGTACAAACATatatttaattcacctatggggttaattttctcttacaaggttagaaaagagacttacctcgtctcaaagcctaCTTCCTAATTCAAGTttgcgctcaaacctccaaattcgatgctaaacgactcgaaactaatcaaatattatataaactaatcaatttatactcaaaagTTTATATTTccactattaaagtgattacctGCCCTAaattgcaagattcctaaaattcacccccgggcccacgtgcccggattccaaaaaaattcaaagaaaGTTGTTATCCATAGCCTTAggaacataaatacataatttttaCTAAGTCCACaatcaatttcgtggtcaaatctcattttttatcaaaaacctaggttttcatctaaacccttaatttttactaatttttacatgttaatctatccataatctatgtatttaactcatgttgtgtagaaattacttaccttaaagtgctaggtgaaaaccctcttctGAAAGCTCCAAAAATCCCCTAAGTGATGAGGTGAAATaaaataaatggcctaagtctCGCATTAAAAGAGCTGGACACAACCCTCttatgttgcatttgcgacactaggttcgcaaatgcgacaaaagcctcgcaattgcaaagcctggGCTTCAGCTGCTGGGGTTGCAAATGCGACCaaagagtcgcaaatgcgacttctgtTGGGATCGCAAATGCGGCATAAGTGTCACAAATGCGAACACTGCCTGGGTCgggcttcttcgcaattgcgaagccctcatcgcaaatgcgaggttcgcatttgcgaactatctctcgcatttgcgagatctgcAGCAGTTGCCAAGAACACCAAAAATCTGGTGTGTTTTCAACTCCCCCCACACATCTGAAACTtgcctgagccctcggggctccatacCAAACACTCACACAagtctaacaacatcatatgaacttgctcgcgaTCGGAACACTGAAATAACATTAAAACCCACGAATTGGACACCAAAATGCATGAATTTACTCATGAACTctaaaaacttctaaaacactcCCGCGCGTCCAATTCCtgtcaaatcaactcggaatgacgtcaaactttgcgtgcaagtcttaaatgatattacggacctacttcaacttctaGAACTGAAATctgaacccgatatcaaaaagtccaccctcggtcaaactttccaaaaacttcaagttctaactttcgccaaatgactctGAAACGACATACAGACCTCCGAAGCACtttcggacgcgctcctaagtctagaatcaccatacggagctattcccaagcttggaatcccaaacggacgcCTAGAATGTAAAAATCTTTTTTAACCCAAACTTATGGAATTtgctcaaattgccaactttcactattaggcgctgaAACGTccctgggtcatccaaaacccaatccgaatatacgcccaagtccaaaatcatcatacgaacttattggaACTGTCAGAcctcgattccgaggtcgtttacttaaaatgttaaccgaagtcaaacttggccttttaagccatccttaaggaaccaagtgttccgaatTCAACGCAAACTCTCCCAAATTCCGAACTACCCAtctccgcaagtcataaatcagtaaaagcaagtacgggaggtcttatttaggggaacggagTTCTAGAaaaaaacgaccggtcaggttgTTACATTTAGTTTTATGGCAATAGGGCCACTGACCCGTTTTTATTTAACAAAAACATAAGATGTGCCCCAATTCTTTATGAAATGGCCATCTACTTATTGTTTTTAGGGCCTGATCAGCaatataaaattatttaatatatatatatattcaattttTACTTGAAAAATTGATTCTTGAATCTGGTATTCGTGGCCCACTCTATTAATCTATTATAATTCAAGGATAttaattatattaaaaataaactgAAACAATAAAGTAACAATAAACAAGCAAGAGATAAAGGAAAATTAAAGGCATGAAATtgagcaaaagaaaaagagaaacgTTACTTGGCTTATGAATTCCAACAAGCACCACTGGCTCATTATATTGAAACAAGATTTTAGTACCATTAAACTTGTCACCAAAATAAAATGCACCCTCTTTGACATGATTCTGTTAACATCAACTCAATTGGACCTTTAAATGCAAAACTTTAAACTTTTTTATTTAAACAAGCGCTACTAGGTGTTTTAGGAAAATATACATACAAAGTTCTCCTTATTAACATGACAAGAGAATAGACTAACAATAACTAGCTCATGAAAAAATATTCATAACTTCAAAAATATAGTTTCCAGACAATTTGACAGAACAGCAATGAAAGGAAAAAATCCCATACATTAGTATAGAAAAATTTTATAGCCAGAAACAATCAAGAGAGGTTGCAAGTAGTACTCAAAGCTCTTTCATTCAAAGAGTTGTAGATACATAGTTTTGAAGATTACCTAGTTGCAGCAACTCCTACTACTAGCAGCAGTGTCGAACTTTGGACCAAATAAACACAGGGACACTGCTACAAAAGACAGCAATAGTAGCAGCAAACCCCAGAGAAATGGCCCAGAAAATGCCCACAAAGACACTTTGAAATAAAAGCTAATGGCTCTACAGACTACCCAAaagatatttttatttttgtgaaagATTTTACACTCAAATAGTAGTTCACAAAGCTCTGAAATTCAGCTTACTATAGGTATTCAGCTGCTGATTTTTTCCTCTCTAAGATGTATTGTTTTATCAGTATAAAAGATGATGAAAGAGCATATCCCTTAAGTAGGAAGTGAAAAGTACTTTTTTGGACACCATTTTGTTCCCTAAAAATCTGTCCAAAAGGACGGATATTTGTTTATCAAAACCTGCCTAAAGACTgtccaaataagagaaagagcaGTCATTTTTCCCAAATATAGACACGGAGTAAAGTAGTTGTATTTCTAGCATGCTTTAATAGTGAAAGCAAACCACCATATGCTCTAATTTCATCACTATACTTCCTACTCCTCACTTTACCACTATCAATAGCATCACATACTAATTTTGACCAAACCACCAAATAGATAATTGCATTTGAACcacaaacaaactgaaaaatagaACTAGAACCACTAGATTTCAGCAACTTAATAGACAACTAACTAGAACAATAGATTAAACAAACGAGCAACTAATTGACAAGTGATTCTGCCAAGATACTAAACTTTAGTTAATTAGTGTGACGAATTAAACACGCTAATTAGAAACTAAAAAAGTTACAAATTTAAACCTAAAACTAATTTCAACACCACGAGCAGAAATTATGATATAAGAATCTGACTGAAATAATGAACTAACGCAATAATTCAAAATCAACAAGCGATGACCAACATTACTAAAATCCGAATATTCTAACATAAGCAAGTTGAATCTTCGATTATCAAAACCTAAGCCTTAATTCTAAATGCTAACAAAATCATAAATTTAAAGAAGTTAATGAAGTCTTGGATTGATACCCAACTCCGTGAACTCAAATCTGCTCATCTTAACACCACCGGGGAGGATGAACTATGGCCACCAGACTCGAGGTTTCTTGCCAACTCAGTCACCATATACTGAGACGGGTAAGTAGCTTAAGGAAGCAAGAAACTTGCGACATGGTGGCTTATAGAAGTGGATAGAGGCAGTTTGGCAGCAGGTGGTGGCAATATAGAAGGCAACACGGCAGTGGTGGTTGCCGGAATTCCGGTCATCGGAGTTTGGGTCAAGACCAATATGAAAAGATAGTCCCCGCTAAGCTCTATGATACGATATGCTACTGCTATGAGTTTGGAAGATGTCGATGTTGTGGATTTGCTGATACTATTAATTATACAGTTAAATATTTTTATTCCATATTAGTCCAATTAGTTATGTTGCTTACATTTTAGCTTGTAAGTTTTCTTTTATTAGTTTTAGTCCATCCACTACCTATGTCGTATGTAACTTGTAAATCAGTAAAGGAAAGGCATGAATGAAATTATCCTTTACTTTTTGccctaattttctttcttttcttagctgtagctttagttttttttttttgcaatttcggTCTTGTATCAGAGCGTCAAACTTGCTCTTTTTGGTTTTTTTCTTAGCTGTAGCTTTAGTTTTCTTCTCTGTAATTTCAGTCTTGTATCAGTGGTATCAAGCATCGAACTtgctttttttccttcttttattaGCTTTAGTTTTCTTCTCTGCAATTTCAGTTTTGTATTAGTGGTATCAGAGCGTGGAACTtgctctttttccttcttttcttagTTGTAGTTTTAGTTTCTTCTCTGTAATTTTAGAATTGTATCAGTATTATGAGAGTGTCTGAAATTGCTCTATGGATATTCTTGAAGAGATGGATGAGATAAGGAGAAGATAAGAGAGTTGGTGGAAAAATTAAATTCTCAAATATCAAATATAAATAGTTGTTATGATAGAACGGAGAATAGATTAATGAGATTTGTCCAAGAAATGAAGCTGGCGAACGGAGATGGTGAAAATTTAGCTTCTCAGCATGTCCTTGATTGGAGAAGTCGGAGTTTGGCTGGAGATTTGAACCCGAGAAatttgttgcggaagccaaatgtatagagtgtgaataagtcacaactactataccaaaaattatgacagccaccaaataataaataagacaataaagcaacaataaaggaaacaccagaatttacgaggttcggctaattttgcctactcctcggacacaaccaaatattttattccactccaaaaatacaagtgaaataatactaaagagagaagatacaaatgtctcaaacagatgagaaggcaaatgagaggtgtgtttcaatcctaaacattaggccttcttttataggagAAAAATCTCCCCAAACTTAACtgccaaccaatgtgggactttggcattttgccaaacatCAACAAAATTCTCCACAAGCCCATCCCCGCTCCATAATTTTTCACCACCTATTTCCAATTTCACTCTTAATCATCCCCCACAAGCCACTAGTTTCCTATCTTCTCATTCTCTGTACCATCCACCGGAGCTCGACACAACATCCCCCAATTGTTGGTCGACTAGAAGCTACAATAGTGGCACTTACGGCGTCCAAACTGAGGTGGCGTACCCATCACCATTTCTGAGCCCTCCAGCATATGACCATAATTTTACA
Proteins encoded:
- the LOC138869081 gene encoding uncharacterized protein, giving the protein MRILESHGVDFTTFQLEGRALRWWQSYLLGRPVGSPPMTWGQFTQLFLDRYIPPSKREELWYKFEQLDQGQISVTDYEARFSELFRHALLILPTDAERVQRFVAGLHSGIRADMAREVEMGTSYQLVVEIARRIEGYRQRGREQMQQDKRTRFSREFKGDPARGRGSTYSYVSSLFAHFLDIPHESLGTPVYVSTFVRDSVVVDRIYRSYEVIFCGYKTRADLLLLDMTDFEVILGMNWLSTYHAILDCHAKTVTLAMPELPRLEWKCSSVSTASRVISFLKARHMVEKGCLAYLSYVRGTTVESPTIDSMLVVREFADVFPSDLPDMPPDRGIDFCIYLAPGTRPIFIPP